A part of Denitratisoma oestradiolicum genomic DNA contains:
- a CDS encoding MFS transporter: MKPGSGLHEGPPHRCAFLGGQGGPDVTFALVLRDGRHQEWPASAVANASSSWAYGWVRSVIGAKWTFRTGLFLMAVGYIFISCTSGAPFTAVGSAIAGVGSGVLLPHLLYLLLDHAPEKMRARAGGLFYSAVYLGDFLNPVVVAPIRYIVGIHGVFLVMGILVALGLIWEFFLFSKPKTGIGPYRRGLIFRQTPLYKKYLQPIDVIHMLYQDVYHDEDVVIRVPLNDQIHDDYDSAYAYLKAAVGETTSDGKVRAYLESAGEMVRYLNNKTSTRYQACLMYPDYYQEMPGAAPGGRSMEPLPFDAERLGNELSHLRDPHPCLTLMGKSMTVSESVTLATKGSGWLWVTLKTLGRYYLDFPWRLKTRRDRRLCLGNALIGSLRHSMLMRDIPLWLNCPMVSLVQEDGQVKGVVASREGKQITIHTHKGVVLAAGGFDRNQGMRDQYLPQPSRMEWSSTPPDLNTGDTIKAAAMIGAKLENMDQVWGTPSVPNPHVPQGQQPIFCERGLGGFIAVNKQGKRFVDEAISYDRFQAAMCENHRDTGGCIPAWIIFDARFRMDSPMGPFLPAIVFPDAKVPNAWRGDIFFKSDTLEGLAAQIGIDPLGLADSIRRNNEYARSGVDPDFGRGNNLHDRYWSNKRVKPNPCLIPIEKGPFYAIKVMPSDTGTKGGPSITDDAQVISITGEPISGLYCIGNNSSAALGRAYAGAGGTIGPSLVFGYRAANHLGRS; the protein is encoded by the coding sequence ATGAAGCCTGGAAGTGGGCTGCATGAAGGGCCGCCCCATCGCTGCGCCTTCCTCGGGGGTCAGGGTGGGCCCGATGTCACCTTCGCCCTTGTCCTCAGGGATGGACGGCACCAGGAGTGGCCGGCCAGTGCTGTTGCCAATGCGAGCAGTTCCTGGGCCTATGGATGGGTGCGATCAGTGATCGGCGCCAAGTGGACGTTCAGGACGGGCTTGTTCCTGATGGCGGTTGGATACATTTTCATTAGCTGCACCAGCGGTGCACCCTTTACCGCAGTCGGCTCGGCAATCGCCGGCGTGGGTAGCGGTGTACTCCTGCCCCATTTGTTGTATCTCTTGCTCGATCATGCTCCGGAGAAAATGCGGGCACGGGCCGGGGGCTTGTTTTATTCCGCCGTCTATCTGGGTGACTTCCTCAACCCCGTGGTGGTCGCTCCGATCCGTTATATCGTAGGCATCCATGGAGTATTCCTTGTTATGGGCATCCTGGTGGCCTTGGGACTGATTTGGGAGTTTTTTCTCTTCAGCAAGCCAAAGACCGGAATTGGGCCTTACCGTCGGGGACTGATTTTCAGACAGACTCCACTCTATAAGAAGTACTTGCAGCCCATAGACGTGATCCATATGCTTTACCAGGATGTCTATCACGATGAGGATGTCGTTATACGCGTACCGCTGAACGATCAGATTCATGACGACTACGATTCGGCCTATGCATACCTTAAGGCCGCAGTGGGAGAAACCACGTCAGACGGCAAGGTTCGCGCCTATCTTGAAAGCGCAGGAGAAATGGTCCGTTACCTTAACAACAAAACCTCTACTCGTTATCAGGCCTGTCTGATGTATCCGGACTATTACCAAGAGATGCCCGGTGCGGCCCCCGGCGGGAGAAGCATGGAACCACTTCCCTTTGATGCAGAGCGACTAGGCAACGAGTTAAGCCATTTGCGGGATCCTCATCCCTGCCTGACCCTGATGGGCAAGAGCATGACAGTCTCCGAATCCGTAACATTGGCCACCAAAGGGTCTGGCTGGTTATGGGTAACACTCAAAACCCTGGGGCGCTACTATCTTGATTTCCCCTGGCGCCTGAAGACTCGTCGGGATCGACGGCTATGTTTAGGTAATGCCCTGATCGGCTCGCTTCGCCATTCCATGCTGATGCGTGACATCCCCCTTTGGCTCAATTGTCCAATGGTGTCCCTTGTTCAAGAAGATGGTCAGGTCAAAGGAGTCGTTGCAAGTCGCGAAGGAAAGCAAATCACAATCCATACTCACAAGGGAGTCGTGCTTGCTGCAGGCGGATTTGATCGCAATCAAGGCATGCGTGATCAGTATCTACCGCAACCAAGCCGGATGGAATGGTCATCGACTCCTCCTGATCTCAACACCGGAGATACCATCAAGGCCGCCGCGATGATTGGCGCAAAGCTGGAAAACATGGATCAGGTGTGGGGTACGCCTTCGGTACCCAATCCCCATGTGCCCCAAGGCCAGCAGCCAATTTTTTGCGAACGTGGTTTGGGCGGCTTCATTGCAGTTAACAAGCAGGGAAAGCGTTTTGTTGATGAGGCGATTTCTTATGATCGATTCCAGGCCGCCATGTGTGAAAACCATCGGGATACCGGTGGCTGCATCCCTGCATGGATTATTTTTGACGCCCGGTTTCGCATGGACTCTCCCATGGGACCGTTCTTACCTGCAATAGTATTTCCGGATGCCAAGGTACCCAATGCATGGCGCGGAGACATTTTCTTCAAGAGCGATACCCTTGAGGGCCTGGCTGCTCAGATAGGAATTGATCCCTTGGGCTTGGCAGACTCCATACGCAGGAATAACGAATATGCCAGGAGCGGAGTAGACCCTGATTTTGGTCGGGGAAACAATCTCCATGATCGCTACTGGTCCAATAAGCGTGTTAAGCCCAATCCTTGCCTGATTCCAATTGAAAAAGGACCGTTTTACGCCATCAAGGTAATGCCCAGCGATACTGGGACAAAAGGCGGGCCATCCATTACGGATGATGCTCAGGTAATCAGTATCACCGGAGAGCCAATTTCAGGCCTTTACTGCATTGGCAATAATTCATCTGCTGCCCTGGGGCGAGCCTATGCGGGAGCCGGCGGCACCATAGGGCCCAGCTTGGTATTTGGATACCGTGCCGCTAACCATCTGGGACGATCTTGA
- a CDS encoding oxidoreductase has protein sequence MPSIPEDKGEGDIGPTLTPEEGAAMGRPFMQPTSRLHYKEATEEDLAWVCEQFADATERARKAGIDAVELHAAHGYLISNFLSPSTNHRTDRYGGSLENRARLLVEVIQAIRARVGRDYPVWIRLDGVEFLKNEGITSLDACAAARLAEAAGVDAINVSSYADPNRGVGFSEAHATHIPCKFVPYAAAIKQAVNIPVITAGRIEPEIANELLLEGKVDFINMGRKLLADPDLPNKLMHGRPETIRPCIYCYTCISQIFVGSHVRCAVNATTAFERECAVIATDKPRRVLVVGGGPGGMETARVAALRGHDVTLCEQGSSLGGTVLFSAISYPPNGRLVSYLEQSLRDLPVKVHLNTRADEAWIRRHNPDVVVVATGARRDSLPIQGADLPHVLTGDSMRAMMGAGSGPAPGGLSPLAKVLVGIGRMLGVTRSPKLVEKASHYWLPFGRNIVIYGGGLVGIELAEFLAERGRNVTVLEESGLFGTQLMLVRRWRAFYECDRLGVARIANVKDVVIEPDRVRYVGKGGQERSIPADHIILAAGAEADMSFADSIRKAGFNVKTVGDCQSIGYIEGAIRNGHAVAREI, from the coding sequence GTGCCGTCCATCCCTGAGGACAAGGGCGAAGGTGACATCGGGCCCACCCTGACCCCCGAGGAAGGCGCAGCGATGGGGCGGCCCTTCATGCAGCCCACTTCCAGGCTTCATTACAAGGAAGCCACCGAGGAGGATCTGGCCTGGGTCTGTGAGCAGTTCGCGGATGCCACCGAGCGGGCCAGGAAGGCTGGCATCGACGCAGTGGAACTGCATGCGGCCCATGGCTACCTGATTTCCAATTTTCTGTCTCCATCCACCAATCACCGCACCGACCGCTATGGCGGTAGCCTGGAAAACCGTGCCCGCTTGCTGGTGGAGGTGATACAGGCGATCCGGGCGCGGGTGGGCCGTGACTATCCGGTCTGGATTCGTCTCGACGGCGTTGAGTTCCTCAAGAACGAGGGCATCACCAGCCTCGATGCTTGCGCTGCTGCCCGGCTGGCCGAAGCGGCCGGGGTCGATGCCATCAATGTCAGCTCCTACGCCGATCCCAACCGGGGAGTGGGATTCTCGGAAGCTCATGCCACCCATATCCCCTGCAAGTTCGTGCCCTATGCGGCGGCGATCAAGCAGGCGGTGAACATTCCCGTGATCACCGCCGGCCGTATCGAACCGGAGATTGCCAATGAGTTGCTACTGGAAGGGAAGGTGGATTTCATCAACATGGGGCGCAAGCTGCTGGCTGACCCTGACCTGCCCAACAAGCTGATGCATGGGCGGCCGGAGACCATCCGCCCATGCATCTACTGCTATACCTGCATCAGCCAGATTTTTGTGGGCAGCCATGTCCGTTGCGCGGTGAATGCGACGACGGCCTTCGAACGCGAATGCGCCGTGATAGCCACCGACAAGCCCCGGCGGGTGCTGGTCGTCGGTGGTGGCCCGGGGGGCATGGAGACGGCTCGGGTGGCGGCCCTGCGGGGCCATGACGTGACTCTCTGTGAGCAGGGCTCCAGCCTGGGCGGCACCGTGCTGTTCTCCGCCATCAGTTATCCCCCCAACGGGCGGCTGGTTTCCTATCTGGAGCAGTCATTGCGTGACCTGCCGGTCAAGGTGCATCTCAATACCCGCGCCGACGAGGCCTGGATACGCCGGCACAATCCGGATGTGGTGGTGGTTGCCACCGGGGCGCGGCGGGATTCCCTGCCCATCCAGGGGGCCGACCTGCCCCATGTGCTGACCGGTGATTCCATGCGGGCGATGATGGGGGCCGGCAGCGGCCCCGCTCCGGGAGGCCTGTCGCCCCTGGCCAAGGTACTCGTCGGCATCGGCCGGATGCTGGGCGTGACCCGCTCACCCAAGCTGGTGGAGAAAGCCAGCCACTATTGGCTGCCCTTCGGCAGGAACATCGTCATCTACGGTGGCGGACTGGTCGGCATCGAGCTGGCCGAGTTCCTGGCCGAGCGCGGGCGCAATGTCACAGTGCTGGAGGAGAGCGGCTTGTTTGGCACCCAGTTGATGCTGGTTCGGCGCTGGCGTGCCTTTTACGAATGCGACCGGCTCGGGGTTGCCCGGATCGCCAACGTCAAGGACGTCGTCATCGAACCGGATCGCGTCCGCTATGTCGGCAAGGGAGGACAGGAACGCTCCATTCCCGCTGATCACATCATTCTGGCCGCCGGCGCGGAAGCAGACATGAGCTTCGCCGACAGCATCCGCAAGGCCGGGTTCAACGTCAAGACCGTCGGCGACTGCCAGTCCATTGGATACATCGAGGGCGCCATCCGCAACGGCCATGCCGTGGCCCGTGAAATCTAG
- a CDS encoding pyrroloquinoline quinone-dependent dehydrogenase: MPSLGQWKGTAPVAADGSSPDWSAYGGDLSGRRYSPLTQIHGGNVGELQAVWQYRTGDGPAQKREPSNLPAFEATPLKIDDSLYFCTPTNVVISLDAETGRERWRFNPETDTRGHYLVTCRGVSYHRQEVQAGHCTRRILAGTIDGRLLALDADDGKPCADFGRNGQVSLRGGQEPIKPGFFSITSPPNVVGGVAIVGGLVLDNQSVDVPSGVVRAYDVITGQLRWAWDSAREQNPVPAGQPYGRGSPNAWGVFSADPALGLVFVPTGNRSPDYFGGHRTPAEDSHASAVVAIEVATGKTRWVFQTVHHDIWDYDVASQPVLVDMNVAGSPVPALVQATKQGQVFVLDRRDGKPIYRVEERPVPRGTVPGDRASATQPFSVEMPALHPLRLSEDDMWGLTPFDRAWCRTEFKKHRHEGLFTPPSLQGTVNYPSNLGASNWGSVAIDPRRGILIANTNRIASVVTMIPREEMNRRIAAGEFAHSPSEGTPYMADARPFLSPLGIPCTRPPWGVLTAIDLDKRTVLWERPLGTTRDLAPLPIPLNWGVPNAGGSLITGGGLVFIGAAADDYLRAFSVESGDEIWRARLPAGGQATPMTYLDRNGRQYVVIAAGGHAHLGSTLGDYIVAFAIAPKHKRNAAK, encoded by the coding sequence ATGCCATCCCTGGGTCAATGGAAGGGAACGGCGCCGGTCGCGGCGGATGGGAGCTCCCCTGACTGGAGCGCCTACGGTGGTGATCTGTCTGGGCGTCGTTATTCCCCCCTGACGCAGATTCATGGCGGGAATGTCGGTGAACTCCAGGCGGTCTGGCAGTACCGCACCGGCGACGGTCCCGCACAGAAGCGGGAACCCAGCAATCTTCCAGCCTTCGAGGCGACCCCTCTCAAGATCGACGATTCCCTGTATTTCTGCACCCCCACCAATGTGGTGATTTCCCTGGATGCGGAGACCGGCAGGGAGCGCTGGCGCTTCAATCCCGAGACCGATACCCGGGGCCACTATCTGGTCACCTGTCGTGGTGTTTCCTATCATCGCCAGGAAGTACAGGCAGGGCATTGCACCCGGCGGATACTGGCGGGCACCATCGATGGCCGATTGCTGGCTCTCGACGCCGATGACGGCAAGCCCTGCGCCGACTTCGGCCGTAATGGACAGGTCTCGTTGAGGGGAGGCCAGGAGCCGATCAAGCCCGGTTTCTTCAGCATCACCTCGCCGCCCAACGTGGTCGGCGGCGTCGCCATCGTCGGGGGTCTGGTGCTGGACAATCAGTCCGTCGATGTGCCCTCGGGAGTGGTTCGGGCCTACGATGTCATTACTGGTCAACTGCGCTGGGCCTGGGATTCCGCCCGGGAGCAGAATCCCGTTCCGGCCGGGCAGCCCTACGGTCGGGGCTCTCCCAACGCCTGGGGCGTGTTCTCAGCCGATCCCGCTCTGGGCCTGGTTTTCGTGCCGACGGGCAACCGCTCCCCGGACTATTTTGGCGGCCATCGCACCCCGGCCGAGGACAGTCACGCCAGCGCCGTGGTGGCCATCGAGGTTGCCACCGGCAAGACTCGCTGGGTGTTCCAGACGGTGCACCACGATATCTGGGACTACGACGTGGCGTCCCAGCCGGTGCTGGTGGACATGAATGTTGCCGGTAGCCCGGTACCCGCCCTGGTTCAGGCCACCAAGCAAGGACAGGTTTTCGTCCTCGACCGGCGTGACGGCAAGCCCATCTACCGGGTCGAGGAACGGCCCGTGCCCCGGGGCACGGTGCCCGGTGACCGTGCCTCCGCGACCCAGCCCTTCTCGGTGGAAATGCCGGCCCTGCACCCGCTACGCCTCAGCGAAGACGACATGTGGGGCCTGACGCCCTTCGATCGGGCCTGGTGCCGTACTGAATTCAAGAAGCACCGCCATGAAGGATTGTTCACGCCGCCTTCCTTGCAAGGAACAGTGAATTACCCCAGTAACCTGGGTGCGAGCAACTGGGGCAGCGTGGCCATTGATCCCCGGCGCGGAATACTCATCGCCAACACCAATCGCATTGCCTCGGTAGTAACCATGATTCCCCGGGAGGAAATGAATCGCCGCATTGCGGCGGGAGAGTTCGCCCACTCACCATCGGAAGGCACGCCTTACATGGCCGACGCCAGACCCTTTCTTTCGCCTCTCGGCATACCTTGTACCCGCCCCCCCTGGGGTGTCCTGACAGCCATTGACCTGGACAAGAGGACCGTACTCTGGGAGCGCCCCCTGGGAACTACAAGAGATTTGGCGCCTCTGCCAATTCCCTTGAATTGGGGGGTGCCCAATGCTGGAGGATCGCTCATAACGGGAGGGGGGCTGGTATTCATTGGCGCAGCCGCTGACGATTACCTCAGAGCGTTTTCCGTGGAAAGCGGTGACGAGATATGGCGTGCTCGCCTACCCGCAGGCGGGCAGGCGACACCAATGACATATTTGGACAGGAATGGCAGGCAATACGTGGTCATTGCTGCTGGTGGCCATGCGCATCTGGGTTCAACCCTGGGCGATTACATAGTTGCATTCGCCATTGCCCCCAAACACAAGAGAAATGCCGCCAAGTAG
- a CDS encoding TIGR03619 family F420-dependent LLM class oxidoreductase: protein MKFALAASGMDNYPPAMAPWEPKSGSAEILRFAQKADSLTWDWLTIPEHVMMPNDMVQHMGTRFVEGISAAAVLMGATQRIHMMTYILALPYRHPLLLAKQIATMEFIAGGRFTLGTAVGHLEKEFEALNVPFEQRGKITDEYIQVLKQAWTSDTPAFDGEFVKFKDVVIEPKPVQKPHPPIFIGGNSKPAMRRAAQLGDGWIPWLVTAENLPECIQYMKSLPEYQEKADRFEILVTTTAYAQDDHHVAYGETNIAGDRDGVLREIEGLKKAGATSVQVRPPKVETFEQCLEWIEWFDREIIPQFR from the coding sequence ATGAAATTCGCACTGGCAGCTTCCGGGATGGACAACTACCCGCCCGCAATGGCGCCTTGGGAGCCGAAATCCGGCAGCGCCGAGATTTTGCGCTTTGCCCAGAAGGCCGATAGCCTGACCTGGGACTGGCTGACCATTCCCGAGCACGTGATGATGCCCAACGACATGGTTCAGCACATGGGCACCCGCTTCGTCGAGGGGATTTCGGCGGCGGCCGTGCTGATGGGCGCCACCCAGCGCATCCACATGATGACCTACATCCTGGCGCTGCCCTATCGCCATCCCCTGCTGCTGGCCAAGCAGATCGCCACCATGGAATTCATTGCCGGCGGCCGCTTCACCCTGGGGACGGCCGTGGGCCACCTGGAGAAGGAATTCGAGGCGCTGAACGTGCCTTTCGAGCAGCGGGGCAAGATCACCGACGAATACATCCAGGTGTTGAAGCAGGCCTGGACTTCGGATACGCCGGCCTTCGACGGCGAGTTCGTCAAGTTCAAGGACGTGGTGATCGAGCCCAAGCCGGTGCAGAAGCCCCATCCCCCGATCTTCATCGGCGGCAATTCCAAGCCCGCGATGCGGCGCGCTGCCCAACTGGGCGACGGCTGGATCCCCTGGCTGGTGACGGCGGAGAACCTGCCCGAGTGCATCCAGTACATGAAGAGCCTGCCTGAATATCAGGAGAAGGCGGATCGCTTCGAGATCCTGGTGACCACCACGGCCTATGCCCAGGACGATCATCATGTCGCCTATGGCGAGACCAATATTGCGGGTGATCGGGACGGCGTGCTGCGGGAGATCGAGGGACTGAAAAAGGCCGGTGCCACCTCCGTTCAGGTGCGTCCGCCCAAGGTGGAGACCTTCGAGCAGTGCCTGGAATGGATCGAGTGGTTTGATAGGGAAATCATTCCACAATTTCGCTAA
- a CDS encoding SDR family oxidoreductase produces MTDTFDYRGKVVLVTGGTKGIGRTFAESFLKAGATVVICGRNAPETLPCHDNNNAEFLSLDVRDVDAVNDLFAKIVERHGRLDVVVNNAGGAPPTDAATASPRFHESIIRLNLIAPLHIAQKANTIMQQQDSGGVIVFIGSIAAHRPSPGVAAYSAAKAGIVHLVKTLAFEWAPKVRTVSISPGLVRTEETDRLYSGDEAGVAAVNATIPMGRMANPEDIANACLFVASPLAQYVSGVDLLIHGGGEKPAFLEAWGAEKG; encoded by the coding sequence ATGACCGATACATTCGACTATCGCGGCAAGGTGGTGCTCGTCACCGGCGGCACCAAGGGCATTGGCCGAACCTTTGCGGAAAGTTTTCTCAAGGCCGGTGCCACCGTGGTGATATGTGGCCGAAATGCGCCGGAAACACTCCCCTGCCACGACAACAACAACGCTGAATTTCTTTCCCTCGACGTCCGTGACGTCGATGCCGTCAACGACCTTTTTGCGAAAATCGTGGAACGCCATGGGCGGTTAGACGTGGTCGTCAACAATGCGGGTGGCGCCCCGCCCACCGACGCCGCTACGGCCTCGCCCCGTTTCCATGAAAGCATCATCCGCCTCAATCTGATCGCCCCCCTGCATATTGCACAAAAAGCCAATACGATCATGCAGCAACAGGACAGCGGCGGCGTCATCGTCTTCATCGGCAGCATTGCTGCCCATCGCCCCTCCCCCGGAGTGGCGGCCTACAGTGCCGCCAAGGCCGGCATCGTGCATCTGGTGAAGACACTGGCATTCGAATGGGCCCCAAAAGTCCGGACGGTCTCCATCAGCCCGGGACTGGTACGCACCGAGGAAACAGATCGTCTTTACAGCGGTGACGAAGCGGGTGTCGCGGCGGTCAATGCCACGATCCCCATGGGGCGCATGGCCAATCCGGAAGACATCGCCAATGCCTGCCTGTTTGTCGCTTCCCCTCTGGCCCAATATGTCAGCGGAGTGGATCTGCTGATTCACGGTGGCGGCGAGAAGCCAGCCTTTCTGGAAGCATGGGGAGCGGAAAAAGGCTGA
- a CDS encoding tetratricopeptide repeat protein yields MKISRLLQVLLVCATLGLSIPSHSADTLRPEIQKPLLAAQELIKTQKYEEALSKLKEAEAIPEPNDFESFLLAQLRGVAASGVGDYPIAARSFETVLNSGRVAPAERGKFIQQTAILHYKAQNFPASAKWFDTYFKEGGTDQDMHTIHGQALFLAGDYPASAQKILTVIAADESAGKTPAETQLNILANCYLKQKDFPGYANALEKLVVYYPTKERWADLINQIASKPNFTSSLGLDAGRLRLATGNVRGPGDYMNLAQSALDYFPAEARKIIEEGFAQNVLGTGTDAKSHLALRDKATKATAADQKTLATDEKKAAKAKDGTILVNVGFNYVTHGNTEKGIAMMEQGLQMGGVKSPDHARLHLGIAYLQANQKDKAIATFSTVQGTDGSGDLARLWIHHAKQALK; encoded by the coding sequence ATGAAAATTTCCCGTCTCCTTCAAGTACTCCTGGTCTGCGCCACCCTGGGATTGAGCATCCCAAGTCATAGTGCCGATACCCTGCGCCCTGAAATTCAGAAACCCCTCCTTGCCGCTCAAGAACTGATCAAAACGCAAAAATACGAGGAAGCTCTGAGCAAGCTCAAGGAAGCGGAGGCCATCCCGGAGCCAAATGATTTCGAAAGTTTTTTGCTGGCGCAATTACGTGGAGTTGCCGCCAGTGGTGTGGGGGACTACCCAATCGCGGCCAGGTCCTTCGAAACAGTTCTGAATTCAGGACGTGTAGCTCCAGCAGAGCGGGGAAAATTCATCCAACAGACAGCGATTCTTCATTACAAGGCACAGAATTTTCCCGCTTCCGCCAAATGGTTTGATACCTATTTCAAAGAAGGCGGTACCGACCAGGATATGCATACCATTCACGGGCAAGCCCTTTTTCTGGCGGGAGACTATCCCGCCAGTGCCCAAAAAATTCTCACTGTGATTGCTGCTGACGAATCTGCAGGTAAGACACCGGCGGAAACTCAACTCAACATCCTGGCCAACTGCTATCTGAAGCAAAAGGATTTCCCCGGCTACGCCAACGCTCTGGAAAAACTGGTTGTTTACTACCCAACCAAGGAGCGCTGGGCCGACCTGATCAATCAAATTGCCAGCAAGCCCAACTTCACCAGCAGCCTCGGGCTGGATGCCGGTCGGCTACGCCTGGCTACCGGCAATGTGCGGGGGCCCGGTGACTACATGAATCTGGCCCAGTCAGCGCTGGACTATTTCCCAGCCGAGGCCCGCAAGATCATCGAAGAGGGCTTTGCCCAGAATGTTCTGGGCACGGGCACCGACGCCAAGAGCCACTTGGCCCTGCGCGACAAGGCTACCAAGGCCACAGCCGCCGATCAGAAGACACTTGCCACGGATGAAAAGAAGGCAGCGAAGGCCAAGGACGGCACCATTCTCGTCAATGTCGGCTTCAATTATGTCACCCACGGCAATACGGAGAAGGGAATTGCCATGATGGAACAGGGCCTGCAAATGGGTGGCGTGAAGTCCCCAGATCACGCCAGGCTCCACCTCGGCATCGCCTATCTTCAGGCCAACCAGAAGGACAAGGCCATCGCGACCTTTAGCACCGTACAAGGCACCGATGGCAGCGGCGATCTGGCGCGGCTATGGATACATCACGCCAAGCAAGCCCTGAAATGA
- a CDS encoding ExbD/TolR family protein, producing the protein MGMNVGSSSGKDLDVVVDINTTPLIDVMLVLLIMLIITIPIQTHAVKINMPVNTPPKVDKPPIIVKLNVDADGTIHWNDTVIPDRSTLEVTFRQMLTEPEIPEIHLRPDRAAQYKVVAMIMATAQRLGVTKIGIVGGEQFM; encoded by the coding sequence ATGGGAATGAACGTAGGCTCCAGTAGCGGGAAGGACCTGGATGTGGTGGTGGATATCAACACCACCCCGCTGATCGACGTGATGCTGGTGCTCCTCATCATGCTGATCATCACCATCCCGATCCAGACCCACGCGGTGAAGATCAACATGCCGGTGAATACGCCGCCGAAGGTGGACAAGCCGCCGATCATCGTCAAGCTGAACGTGGATGCGGATGGAACCATCCACTGGAACGACACGGTGATCCCGGATCGCTCGACCCTGGAGGTAACCTTCCGCCAGATGCTCACCGAACCGGAAATCCCCGAGATCCACCTCCGGCCCGATCGCGCCGCCCAGTACAAGGTCGTCGCCATGATCATGGCCACCGCCCAGCGTCTCGGCGTCACCAAGATCGGTATCGTCGGCGGCGAACAGTTCATGTAG
- a CDS encoding ExbD/TolR family protein, which translates to MNVGPAEGSDEDEVVSAINTTPLVDVMLVLLIIFLITIPVVTQSIQVQLPNERNIATQTKPENVVIAVDRNANIYWNTSPVNTTELLTRLKEVAVQVPQPEVHIRGDQFGDYEGVGKVVVACQRAGIVKIGFITEPVNQGG; encoded by the coding sequence ATGAACGTCGGTCCCGCGGAGGGGAGTGACGAAGACGAGGTGGTGTCGGCAATCAACACCACCCCGTTGGTGGATGTGATGCTGGTGCTGCTGATCATCTTCCTGATCACCATTCCGGTGGTGACCCAGTCCATTCAGGTGCAACTGCCGAACGAACGCAATATCGCGACGCAGACCAAGCCGGAGAATGTGGTGATTGCCGTCGACCGCAATGCCAACATCTACTGGAACACCTCCCCGGTGAATACCACCGAGTTGCTGACCCGGCTGAAGGAAGTGGCGGTCCAGGTACCGCAGCCGGAGGTGCACATCCGTGGCGACCAGTTTGGTGACTACGAAGGGGTGGGCAAGGTGGTGGTGGCCTGTCAGCGAGCCGGCATCGTGAAGATTGGCTTCATTACCGAGCCGGTCAATCAGGGCGGCTGA
- a CDS encoding MotA/TolQ/ExbB proton channel family protein: MTNRFTAFIAAVLIASTATVPLLMSTAHAEETPAATTPAAAAEPAAPAAVTEKATVDNPYGLEALWMQGDFVAKTVLITLVIMSMGTWYIGIAKYIEQAKLLKQGKAANEAFWRAGSVQSGLSEMADDSAFRFIAENGVKAATHHEGTMVEQIDLNEWVTMSIQRAVEGVANRMQGGLAFLATVGSTAPFVGLFGTVWGIYHALTAIGIAGQASIDKVAGPVGEALIMTAIGLAVAVPAVLGYNWLVRRNKIGMDMVKAFGADLHMVLISGGNKTKKGA, translated from the coding sequence ATGACTAACCGGTTTACTGCATTCATCGCGGCCGTGCTGATCGCCAGCACAGCCACTGTTCCCCTGTTGATGTCCACGGCCCATGCCGAGGAGACACCCGCAGCCACCACCCCGGCCGCTGCTGCCGAACCGGCCGCACCCGCCGCCGTGACGGAAAAGGCCACCGTGGATAACCCCTATGGCCTGGAAGCCCTCTGGATGCAGGGTGACTTCGTGGCCAAGACCGTGCTGATCACCCTGGTCATCATGTCCATGGGGACCTGGTACATTGGCATCGCCAAGTACATTGAGCAGGCCAAGCTGCTGAAGCAGGGCAAGGCCGCCAACGAAGCCTTCTGGCGGGCCGGTTCGGTCCAGTCGGGTCTCAGTGAAATGGCCGATGACTCCGCGTTCCGCTTCATTGCGGAAAACGGCGTCAAGGCGGCGACGCACCACGAAGGCACCATGGTCGAACAGATCGACCTCAACGAATGGGTAACGATGTCGATCCAGCGCGCCGTGGAAGGCGTGGCCAACCGCATGCAGGGTGGCCTGGCCTTCCTGGCCACCGTCGGCTCCACCGCCCCCTTCGTCGGCCTGTTCGGTACCGTCTGGGGCATCTATCACGCCCTGACCGCCATCGGTATCGCCGGCCAGGCCTCCATCGACAAGGTGGCTGGCCCCGTGGGTGAAGCGCTGATCATGACCGCCATCGGCCTGGCCGTCGCCGTGCCCGCCGTGCTCGGCTACAACTGGCTGGTGCGCCGCAACAAGATCGGCATGGACATGGTCAAGGCCTTTGGCGCCGACCTGCACATGGTGCTGATCAGCGGCGGCAACAAGACCAAGAAGGGTGCCTGA